The Agromyces sp. LHK192 genome includes a window with the following:
- a CDS encoding phage tail protein: MIDDLKTAVSVRYEVKLDEQKLGEFTGCEGLGVEVVLESREEGGNNLYVWQFPTRLKYPNIKLSRPVYEGSSEMVINWILSTTGGMKRSTGSIVAKTSKGAVVASWAINDVIPVRWTGPGFSSDQPKVLTETLEIAHHGFISTGAKY, from the coding sequence ATGATCGACGACCTGAAGACCGCGGTCAGCGTCAGGTACGAGGTGAAGCTCGACGAGCAGAAGCTCGGCGAGTTCACGGGGTGCGAGGGGCTCGGCGTCGAGGTGGTGCTCGAATCGCGCGAGGAGGGCGGCAACAACCTCTACGTCTGGCAGTTCCCGACCCGCCTGAAGTACCCCAACATCAAGCTCAGTCGCCCGGTCTACGAGGGCTCCAGCGAGATGGTCATCAACTGGATCCTCTCGACCACCGGCGGCATGAAGCGCAGCACCGGCAGCATCGTCGCGAAGACCTCGAAGGGCGCGGTCGTCGCCTCATGGGCGATCAACGACGTGATCCCGGTGCGGTGGACCGGTCCGGGGTTCAGCTCCGACCAGCCGAAGGTGCTCACCGAGACCCTCGAGATCGCGCACCACGGGTTCATCTCGACCGGCGCGAAGTACTAG
- a CDS encoding DUF6760 family protein: MTYAADRLHEEVAYVAYHFHWSLDEILDLEHPQRLRYVREIAAINTRMSEER; this comes from the coding sequence ATGACGTACGCGGCCGACCGGCTCCACGAGGAGGTCGCGTACGTCGCCTATCACTTCCACTGGTCGCTCGACGAGATCCTCGACCTGGAGCATCCGCAGCGTCTGCGGTACGTGCGGGAGATCGCCGCGATCAACACCCGGATGAGCGAGGAGCGCTGA
- a CDS encoding phage tail protein, whose amino-acid sequence MGLADPLDSSPANGFKVVIDGIEIPKVIEVSGLKSEVDKIELKQNTNDGKYIVRQLIGRPKAGEFTVTRGLTDSKTVTDWLKMVMEGDVAGARKTASVELLDYKGETIKTYSFMNCWVRSVELNSLKAGAAEQATEKFTVCFDEATVS is encoded by the coding sequence ATGGGACTCGCCGACCCGCTCGACTCATCACCGGCCAACGGATTCAAGGTCGTCATCGACGGCATCGAGATCCCGAAGGTGATCGAGGTCTCGGGCCTCAAGTCCGAGGTCGACAAGATCGAGCTCAAGCAGAACACCAACGACGGCAAGTACATCGTGCGCCAGTTGATCGGCCGGCCGAAGGCGGGGGAGTTCACGGTCACCCGCGGCCTCACCGACTCGAAGACGGTCACCGACTGGCTCAAGATGGTCATGGAGGGCGACGTCGCCGGGGCCCGCAAGACGGCGTCGGTCGAGCTGCTCGACTACAAGGGCGAGACGATCAAGACGTACTCGTTCATGAACTGCTGGGTGCGCAGCGTCGAACTCAACTCGCTCAAGGCCGGTGCCGCAGAGCAGGCGACCGAGAAGTTCACCGTCTGCTTCGACGAGGCGACGGTGAGCTGA
- a CDS encoding LysM peptidoglycan-binding domain-containing protein has product MPLTQTEETRKLTKASIELLEPGQEPGRPGPKIATIEFQLNPKELTMAKSAKWESKNQKKASSAPPASYQGPEPQKLTVEMYFDASLSRDASVVKHVEDLFAATAPTEKSKGTKTPSPPWVRFMWGGLSGFVGYITSVSAKYTLFSPSGMPIRAVCTVAMAELASEMGKQNPTSGGLQPRRLHVVREGDTLAMIAFREYGNAALWRALADVNGIDDPMRMRPGRSILLPVAEEFDAPREPIRRELARALD; this is encoded by the coding sequence ATGCCGCTCACGCAGACCGAGGAGACCCGGAAGCTCACGAAGGCGTCCATCGAGCTCCTCGAACCCGGTCAGGAACCGGGTCGCCCCGGGCCGAAGATCGCCACCATCGAGTTCCAGCTCAACCCCAAGGAGCTGACGATGGCCAAGAGCGCCAAGTGGGAGTCGAAGAACCAGAAGAAGGCGTCGTCGGCGCCGCCCGCGAGCTACCAGGGCCCGGAGCCGCAGAAGCTGACGGTGGAGATGTACTTCGACGCCTCGCTCTCGCGCGACGCGAGCGTCGTCAAGCACGTGGAGGACCTGTTCGCCGCGACCGCGCCGACCGAGAAGTCGAAGGGCACGAAGACGCCGTCGCCGCCGTGGGTGCGGTTCATGTGGGGCGGGCTCTCGGGGTTCGTCGGCTACATCACCAGCGTCTCGGCGAAGTACACGCTGTTCTCGCCGTCGGGGATGCCGATCCGTGCGGTCTGCACGGTCGCGATGGCCGAGCTCGCGAGCGAGATGGGCAAGCAGAACCCGACCTCGGGCGGGCTCCAACCGCGTCGGCTGCACGTCGTGCGCGAGGGCGACACCCTCGCGATGATCGCCTTCCGCGAGTACGGCAACGCCGCCCTGTGGCGCGCGCTCGCCGATGTGAACGGGATCGACGACCCGATGCGGATGCGTCCGGGCCGGAGCATCCTGCTGCCCGTCGCCGAGGAGTTCGACGCCCCGCGGGAGCCGATCCGGAGGGAGCTCGCGCGTGCCCTCGACTGA